The genomic segment AGTGCGCGTTGCCGGATCGCCGCAACATGCTCATCCGGGTTACCATCGGAGAGGTCAATCCGAACACCGGGATGGCTCTTGTCGTAGGCCTGCAGAAGTTCCGCGAGAAACCCCGAGGCGAGTGAAGAGAAGATCCCCACCCGTAAGCACCCATTTTCACAGCATCCGATCGCGGCGACATCCTGGATGCCACTACCGATCTGTTGAAGCGCTATGCGCACTCGATATAGGAAACGCTCACCCCCAATGGTCAAGTCGACGCCGCCAATATGTCGATGGAACAGGGAAGCGCCGAGCCGATCCTCAAGGTCACGAACTGCACGGCTAACCGTCGATTCCTGAACGCCGAGCGCCGCAGCGGCCTTCCGAAGGCTGCCATGTTCTGTGGTGGCAACAAAGTATCGCAGGTGACGCAATTCGATGGCGTGCAAGCACCGCGAACGATGGGTACTCTGCGTCTCATATGTAGAGGCTTGTGCGGGAGGCCCTTCGCCTCCAGCTGATTGAGCACCCAGGCAGCCTCTATGCCTCTGACACGTCACTGGCGAAGTTCCATGCGCCCTGCAGCTTTGCGGAAGCTACCGGTCTCGGCTGCCGACAGCATCACCTCACTATCGTGAAGCTGTATTCTTTGCTTGTGCGGAGCTAACGACATGGGGATCAATCATTTTGGTCAGGGAGATGGTTGGCGCGAACGGTCCAGCTTGTTCCTGCTATGAATTATTTCGACTCTGACAGCGTCGAGATGCACACCGTAATCGGTGCCAGTCGTGTCCGTGAACATGATCCGGGTCACCGCAGAGTTAGCGGCGCCCTCGAAACGTAGAGTTTCCTGTCGGTACCCTTCCTGGTCGGGAGAAACTTCAAAGTTTGCGCTCGCGGAGCCGGCGCTCACCGTCAGCGTCGTGGCTCCAGCGGCGTCCGGCTCGTTATCGAGGTGAAAGACCAACCGGTAGGTCGAGCCCGGATCGGTCGGCACGTCCTGATAGACCGTGCCCGAGCCATTGAGGGCCAGGAACTGGCGCCCGGAGCGTGCTTCAAAATCGCGTCCGTAGGCCTCATTGATGATCTCGGCTTCATCCTGTTCGACCGTCCAAGCTGGCAAACTCTCATCGAAGAACTGATAGCCGTCGACCGTAGGATCCTCGAAGCCGCCGTTGTCGAGACGATCGTTCTGGCGCTGGATTTGCGCATGCGCCGGACTCAACGTCACGGCGGCGATGACAGCAAACGTGAAGACGCTCTTCATTGGAGTGCCTCTTCATAATCTAGTCGCAGCAGCGCGCCCGAGGCCGGAGCGACCTGAAGGTCGGCGTCGGACAGGCCAACCCGCGCCGTCGTGACGAAGAGGTGCCGACCATCGCCGGCGAAGGTGCAGCACGTGGGCCGCGGAACGGGCAGTTCGATCTTTCGCTCGACCTTACCCTCTGGATCGATCCGCAGAATGGCGGAGCCATCGAAGAGAACGCTGAGGAAGAACCCTTCCTCATCGATGGTCAGTCCGTCCGGCTTGCCGAGAGCGGGGTCGATGCTGAAGAACAGGCGCCGATTGCCGATGTCACCGGAGTTCGGCTCAAAGTCGTAGGCGTGGATTTCGCCCTTGTGCGAGTCTGTGAAGTAAAAGGTTCGCCCGTCGTGGCTCCATTCGAGGCCGTTGGGCAAGTCGAAGCCTCTGTCAAAAACATGCCAGATCCCATCAGGATCATAGCGATAGAGGATGCCGCTTCCTTTGCGGCCCTCAGTGTTCATGAGGCCAGTCCATAACCGGCCCTGGCTATCGTATTTTCCGTCATTGAATCGAAAGCCCGGTTCCGCATGTGGAGGACTTGCGAAACGCTCGACTTCACCATTCGATGTCAGCCGGGCGAGATCGGACCCAAGTCCCAGGGTGAGCGTGCCCAACGGGTCCTCCGCCAGCGCGCCGACAATGGCCGGAATCTCCAACGTCTCGTTTCGCCCGGCGGCTCGATCATAGGCGTGGAGCTTGCCACCCATGATATCGATCCAGAGCAACCGCTGGCGCTTGGCGCTCCATATCGGACTTTCGCCGATCGTCGCATCAATCTGGACTGCCGTTGTGATGTCGGGGACCACGGTCTTCATCGCCTCGCCTCCGGCGCAGCGATTGCGATTTTCTCCCACGCGTCGGCGACTATCTCGGGGCTGTCGGCGCTCACGGCGCGCAGATCACGCGGATAGCCGACCCCCTCGGCCTCGGCTGCCTTGAACGCATAGAATTGTCCGTTGCTGGCGCGCAGCACCCAGGCGCTCGTGCGACATGCCTCCGACACCAGGAAGATCGCGCCTGACGCCACCGCATTCGGGCGCAGGTCGTCGGGCTCGCCCTCGACACCCCACATCCGCGTCTTCGCGACCGGTGAGATAGCGTTGACGAGGATACCGTGCGGCGCGCCCTCGTGTGCAAGCACGTTCGTGATGCCGACCGTCGCCATCTTTGCCGCCGCGTAGGCGGCGAGCCCCGCCTGCACGTACTCGGGATAAAGCGCCCGGTCAGACGTCGTGAGGAGGATGCGGCCATAGCCTTGCGCTTTCATCGCCGGCCAGGCCGCCTGCGCCAGCCATAGTGGCGTTTCCACGCCGAGCCCGGTCATCCGTGCGAGGAAGTCCGGCTCAAGCTCCTCGATTCCCTGATAGCCGACCCAGCCGGCATTGTGGATGAGGATGTCGAGACGTCCATATGCCGAGATGGCCTCTTCAATCAATGCGCGGCAGCCCTCGCGGCTGTCGATCGGTCCACTCGCCGCACGGGCATCGTAGCCTTGCGAACGCAGCCGCGCGGCGGCCGATTCTGCGACGGAAGGATCCTGGGATGTGCCGTCTTCGTTGGCACCTATGTCGTGGATGACGACACGCGCACCACGCGCAGCGAGAAGCTCCGCATAGGCATAGCCGATGCCACGCCCGGCTCCGGTTACGATAGCGGCACGGTTTTCGAAACGGATCATGCGCCTCTCCTCAATCAATTCAGGAGAAAGCTAAAAAGCGCAGGACGATCCGTCCAATACCGATTTTACGCCATCATGATCTACATTTCCTATCGTGATGCGATATCGACGAAGTTCTGCGCGGCCGCGCTGAGTGGCTCATCACTACGGCACAGGAAGAGGGTGAAGTCCGACCCTGCTACATCCAGGGGCCGGTAGACGATCTCTGCGGCGCGGAAGCCGGTCATGCTGGCGGGCACGACCGAGACGCCGATCTCGACGGCGACCAAGGCGAGAACGCCGTGCATCTGGTGCGCCTCCTGCACCACCTGAGGTACGAACCCAGCCGTAGCGCAGAGCTGAATGACCTGGTGGTGAAAGCCCCGGCCCTCCGCTGCGGGCCACATCACGAAAGGCTCATCCGCTAGATCCGAAAGCGCAAGGTCCCTCTTAGC from the Kaustia mangrovi genome contains:
- a CDS encoding DUF642 domain-containing protein; the protein is MKSVFTFAVIAAVTLSPAHAQIQRQNDRLDNGGFEDPTVDGYQFFDESLPAWTVEQDEAEIINEAYGRDFEARSGRQFLALNGSGTVYQDVPTDPGSTYRLVFHLDNEPDAAGATTLTVSAGSASANFEVSPDQEGYRQETLRFEGAANSAVTRIMFTDTTGTDYGVHLDAVRVEIIHSRNKLDRSRQPSP
- a CDS encoding SMP-30/gluconolactonase/LRE family protein, with translation MKTVVPDITTAVQIDATIGESPIWSAKRQRLLWIDIMGGKLHAYDRAAGRNETLEIPAIVGALAEDPLGTLTLGLGSDLARLTSNGEVERFASPPHAEPGFRFNDGKYDSQGRLWTGLMNTEGRKGSGILYRYDPDGIWHVFDRGFDLPNGLEWSHDGRTFYFTDSHKGEIHAYDFEPNSGDIGNRRLFFSIDPALGKPDGLTIDEEGFFLSVLFDGSAILRIDPEGKVERKIELPVPRPTCCTFAGDGRHLFVTTARVGLSDADLQVAPASGALLRLDYEEALQ
- a CDS encoding SDR family NAD(P)-dependent oxidoreductase, producing the protein MIRFENRAAIVTGAGRGIGYAYAELLAARGARVVIHDIGANEDGTSQDPSVAESAAARLRSQGYDARAASGPIDSREGCRALIEEAISAYGRLDILIHNAGWVGYQGIEELEPDFLARMTGLGVETPLWLAQAAWPAMKAQGYGRILLTTSDRALYPEYVQAGLAAYAAAKMATVGITNVLAHEGAPHGILVNAISPVAKTRMWGVEGEPDDLRPNAVASGAIFLVSEACRTSAWVLRASNGQFYAFKAAEAEGVGYPRDLRAVSADSPEIVADAWEKIAIAAPEARR